A region from the Hydrogenimonas sp. genome encodes:
- a CDS encoding methyl-accepting chemotaxis sensory transducer codes for MLNNMTIKKRLIILSALAITTIFLYALKVLYTDYIRYMDASKTIKGAELSVKLSDMLHEFQKERGASAGFLSSKGRKFKDTLLKQRKLTDEKIALYKEYISTHDDSYSSEAKRSIDLSGLEQMRKKVDSFSVSTKDAVAYYTALNSSIIDTVARISTRIIDPRLHNLMNSLVLFISAKERAGIERAVLSGAFSKDRFDKFLYSKFISVLAQQKAFFHLFEVTANEELKKYYDSLKSQPAFKEVERMRTVAQSRRKEFGVDASYWFKTITEKINGLKKVENFIQRQILQRSAEVKKSALTELLILTLLSLFALAAIGYISRSVTKSIISSIERLTRLMERIRNGDLSVEVERRSVSRNEMDVITKLLDSLVAIIRELTGRINLSVDMAAKGDFSRKLSDAGMEGDFATAIHMVQNGIQAMEDSHRKQQLINFSSKLHAIGDVGEGLSLMQNEISMLIEDLGHILKTTKNTSEQSSESINTLEDILQKLQSLVMQINDSNSSIERLNAMSNEITSVVDLIKDIADQTNLLALNAAIEAARAGEHGRGFAVVADEVRKLAERTQKATSEINVSINTMKQESSSIMEKSETMTKVAGVVSESVEDFKNMMQSLDADAKEMSELIEQMGDQVFVILTKIDHIIFKSNGYSAMVEARVDGTLEDYSSCRLTKWYVSEGKKRFSSVPSFQKIQTPHKAVHDLIMQNLQYIKGEDRRLEEEERIIENFVRMEEASRELFELLDRMRRELHEKSGFKKP; via the coding sequence ATGCTCAACAATATGACGATAAAAAAGCGCCTTATCATTCTAAGTGCTCTGGCAATCACTACGATCTTTCTCTACGCTTTGAAGGTACTCTACACCGACTACATCCGTTATATGGACGCTTCGAAGACCATCAAGGGTGCGGAGCTTTCGGTGAAACTGAGCGACATGCTTCATGAGTTTCAGAAAGAGAGAGGGGCAAGTGCCGGATTTTTGAGTTCGAAGGGTAGAAAATTCAAAGATACCCTCCTCAAACAGCGAAAACTGACCGATGAAAAGATAGCTCTCTACAAAGAGTATATCTCAACACACGATGACAGCTACTCCTCCGAAGCTAAACGCTCCATAGACCTTTCCGGGCTGGAGCAGATGAGAAAAAAGGTCGACTCTTTTTCGGTCAGCACGAAAGATGCCGTAGCCTACTACACCGCCCTCAACAGCTCCATCATAGATACGGTCGCCAGGATCTCTACGCGTATAATAGACCCTCGGCTGCACAACCTGATGAATTCGCTCGTACTCTTCATAAGCGCGAAAGAGAGAGCGGGAATAGAGCGTGCAGTGCTCTCTGGGGCCTTTTCTAAAGATAGGTTCGACAAGTTTCTATATTCGAAGTTCATATCGGTACTCGCGCAGCAGAAAGCCTTTTTCCACCTATTCGAAGTAACAGCCAACGAAGAGTTGAAAAAGTATTACGACTCTCTCAAGTCCCAGCCTGCATTCAAAGAGGTCGAAAGGATGAGAACTGTCGCCCAGAGCAGACGTAAGGAGTTCGGTGTAGACGCTTCATACTGGTTCAAAACGATTACAGAGAAGATAAACGGTCTCAAAAAGGTGGAGAACTTCATTCAGCGGCAGATTCTGCAAAGATCCGCAGAAGTCAAAAAGAGTGCACTGACTGAACTGCTGATTCTGACACTTCTGTCACTCTTCGCACTTGCCGCCATAGGGTATATTTCAAGGAGTGTTACAAAATCGATAATAAGCTCCATAGAGCGCCTGACACGCCTAATGGAGAGGATAAGAAACGGAGATCTCTCGGTAGAGGTGGAGCGAAGGAGTGTGAGCCGCAACGAGATGGATGTGATCACGAAACTTCTCGACTCCCTGGTTGCGATCATAAGAGAGCTTACGGGGCGGATCAACCTCTCCGTCGATATGGCAGCAAAAGGGGACTTCAGCCGGAAACTGAGCGATGCCGGCATGGAAGGGGATTTCGCGACCGCTATACACATGGTGCAAAACGGTATCCAGGCGATGGAGGATTCACACAGGAAGCAGCAGTTAATAAACTTCTCCTCCAAGCTTCACGCCATAGGCGACGTAGGTGAAGGGCTTTCACTGATGCAGAACGAGATATCTATGCTCATAGAGGACCTCGGCCACATCCTGAAGACTACGAAAAACACGAGTGAACAATCTTCCGAGAGTATCAATACTCTGGAGGATATACTCCAAAAGCTGCAGTCACTCGTCATGCAGATCAACGACTCCAACAGTTCCATAGAGCGCCTGAACGCGATGAGCAACGAGATCACATCAGTCGTCGACCTCATCAAGGATATCGCCGACCAGACCAATCTGCTGGCTCTCAACGCGGCGATAGAAGCGGCGCGCGCCGGAGAACACGGGCGGGGTTTCGCCGTCGTCGCGGATGAGGTGAGAAAACTAGCAGAACGGACACAGAAGGCTACGAGCGAAATAAATGTCTCCATAAACACTATGAAGCAGGAGTCAAGCTCGATTATGGAGAAGTCGGAGACGATGACGAAAGTCGCGGGCGTCGTCTCCGAATCTGTAGAAGATTTCAAAAATATGATGCAGAGCCTGGATGCCGACGCCAAAGAGATGTCCGAGCTTATAGAGCAGATGGGAGACCAGGTTTTCGTGATTCTTACGAAAATAGACCATATCATCTTCAAGTCCAACGGCTACAGCGCAATGGTCGAAGCAAGAGTAGACGGAACTCTCGAAGATTACAGCAGCTGCAGGCTGACCAAGTGGTACGTTTCGGAAGGCAAAAAGAGATTCTCGTCCGTACCGAGCTTTCAAAAAATCCAGACCCCTCACAAGGCGGTCCACGACCTGATTATGCAGAACCTGCAGTATATAAAGGGTGAAGACCGAAGATTGGAAGAGGAGGAGAGAATAATCGAAAATTTCGTCCGCATGGAAGAGGCGAGCAGAGAGCTTTTTGAACTGCTGGACCGGATGAGGAGAGAGCTCCACGAGAAATCCGGGTTTAAAAAGCCGTAA
- a CDS encoding 3'-to-5' exoribonuclease RNase R yields the protein MRAFLTRIAKGAYRSDIEKEFIPLLDELIREHIVKVSGETVKLDAKYRAGTIDLLPSGTAFVEMIGAKGRDLLVEPENLHGAKNGDYVIVRRLFGKAGRPSAKVVKVVQPAFVYAVGYIKRTESGLEPFHIKTDLPMELKSPIVELEEGTLFQVDNRTSKITQILGSLKDPKVDEKISLAIFNKQELFSEEAEAEARSWGDEVDASDYPERTDLRHLPFCTIDPVDAKDFDDAIFWDEKRGVLYVAIADVSSYVTEDSAIDKEARRRGFSIYFPHKSIPMLPRALSENICSLKPDVDRLAYVCRMELDTESLEVKRHSFFEAVIRSRRRYNYDEIDRYLESGLQSAAEGDRETLSFIFPLKDLTDRLREKRLKKGYDFRSTEVRMELDENRNLLSTRIEESTPSHRLIEDCMLLANRAAAEHFDYGIFRVHEPPTPERIEKLVDELGKIGIYVEESTQDFHALVLALQEEARRMDVEPYVDQLIIQTQKQAAYSAENVGHFGLGFERYTHFTSPIRRYSDLTLHRLLKAILMGDEERREYLLRNIEPLCIKISELEREATRVEWDFMARKYARWAESHKDLILHAVVVEAAQIPAATTDLPIVGMRLFCDKSDLLLFDRIEAKVNIVHIPQAKIFVLVERTEHLLEER from the coding sequence ATGAGGGCATTTCTCACCAGAATTGCGAAAGGAGCCTACAGAAGCGACATAGAGAAGGAGTTCATTCCGCTTCTGGATGAGCTGATCCGCGAACATATCGTCAAAGTCAGCGGAGAAACCGTAAAACTGGACGCCAAGTACCGTGCCGGAACCATAGACCTTCTTCCATCCGGTACGGCATTTGTAGAGATGATAGGCGCAAAAGGAAGAGACCTCCTCGTAGAGCCTGAGAATCTTCACGGCGCCAAAAACGGCGACTACGTCATAGTCCGCCGTCTCTTCGGAAAAGCGGGCAGACCTTCGGCAAAAGTGGTGAAGGTGGTACAGCCGGCATTCGTTTACGCCGTCGGCTACATAAAGCGGACCGAATCGGGCCTGGAGCCTTTTCACATAAAAACAGACCTCCCTATGGAGCTTAAAAGCCCCATCGTAGAGCTCGAAGAGGGTACTCTCTTCCAGGTCGACAACCGAACATCGAAAATCACCCAAATCCTGGGCTCTCTGAAAGATCCGAAAGTGGACGAGAAGATTTCGCTGGCCATCTTCAACAAGCAGGAGCTCTTCAGCGAAGAGGCTGAGGCTGAGGCGAGGAGCTGGGGAGATGAGGTAGACGCTTCGGACTATCCGGAGCGTACCGACCTGAGGCACCTGCCCTTCTGTACGATAGACCCGGTAGACGCAAAGGATTTCGACGATGCGATATTCTGGGATGAGAAAAGGGGAGTCCTATATGTCGCTATCGCCGATGTGAGCAGCTATGTAACGGAAGACAGCGCAATAGACAAAGAGGCGAGAAGAAGAGGCTTTTCGATCTATTTTCCGCACAAGTCGATACCGATGCTGCCGAGAGCCCTGAGCGAAAACATATGCTCTTTGAAACCGGATGTAGACCGGCTGGCGTATGTATGCCGCATGGAGCTCGACACCGAAAGTCTCGAAGTGAAAAGGCACAGCTTCTTCGAGGCGGTCATCCGATCCAGACGGCGCTACAACTACGACGAGATAGACAGATACCTCGAGAGTGGTCTGCAAAGCGCTGCAGAAGGTGACAGGGAGACCCTCTCCTTCATTTTCCCGCTCAAAGATCTCACCGACCGGCTGAGAGAGAAGCGCCTCAAAAAGGGGTACGACTTCCGCTCCACCGAAGTGCGGATGGAGCTGGATGAAAACCGGAATCTTCTCTCGACACGTATCGAGGAGTCTACCCCGTCGCACCGGCTCATCGAAGATTGTATGCTGCTGGCCAACAGAGCGGCCGCCGAACACTTCGATTACGGAATCTTCAGAGTTCATGAGCCGCCCACACCGGAGCGCATAGAGAAGCTGGTAGACGAGCTCGGAAAGATAGGAATCTACGTAGAGGAGAGTACGCAGGATTTCCATGCCCTTGTACTGGCTCTGCAGGAAGAGGCCCGCAGGATGGATGTGGAGCCCTATGTGGACCAGCTGATAATCCAGACGCAGAAACAGGCCGCCTACAGTGCCGAAAATGTCGGCCATTTCGGTCTGGGTTTCGAGCGCTATACACACTTCACCTCCCCAATCCGCCGCTACTCCGACCTTACTCTCCACCGGCTGCTCAAAGCGATTCTCATGGGTGACGAGGAGAGAAGAGAGTATCTGCTCAGAAACATAGAGCCGCTCTGCATAAAGATAAGTGAACTGGAGCGCGAAGCGACACGGGTGGAGTGGGATTTCATGGCACGAAAATATGCGAGATGGGCGGAGTCTCACAAAGATCTTATACTCCATGCAGTCGTAGTCGAAGCGGCACAGATTCCTGCGGCTACAACCGACCTTCCGATAGTGGGAATGCGTCTCTTCTGCGACAAAAGCGACCTTCTGCTGTTCGACAGAATAGAAGCGAAAGTCAACATAGTGCATATTCCGCAGGCGAAGATATTTGTGCTCGTCGAACGAACCGAACATCTGCTCGAGGAGAGGTAA
- a CDS encoding ATP phosphoribosyltransferase has translation MLTVALPKGRIAEETLDIFEKIFAGSFKFESRKLILEMGEFRFLLVRNQDVPTYVAHQAADIGVVGLDVIEEQGLDVVRLLDLGIGRCKVAVGIRNEDELDWSRPQMKVASKMVNITRNYFSKKAMGVEVVKLYGSIELAPLVGLADAIVDIVETGTTMKENGLKVAETIMESSAHLIANRHSFLAKKGEIMELYGEMEKVVRGA, from the coding sequence ATGTTGACCGTTGCTTTGCCGAAAGGGCGCATAGCGGAGGAGACACTCGATATTTTCGAGAAAATATTTGCAGGGAGCTTCAAGTTCGAGTCCAGAAAGCTGATTCTCGAGATGGGAGAGTTCCGCTTTCTGCTGGTGCGCAACCAGGATGTTCCTACATATGTGGCCCACCAGGCCGCGGATATCGGTGTTGTAGGGCTTGATGTCATAGAGGAGCAGGGGCTCGATGTTGTGAGGCTCCTTGATCTGGGTATCGGCAGATGCAAGGTTGCGGTAGGAATCAGGAACGAGGATGAACTCGACTGGAGCAGGCCGCAGATGAAGGTGGCGTCGAAGATGGTAAACATCACCAGAAACTACTTCAGCAAAAAGGCGATGGGGGTGGAGGTCGTAAAGCTCTACGGTTCGATAGAGCTTGCACCCCTGGTCGGACTTGCCGACGCGATCGTGGATATAGTGGAGACGGGCACTACGATGAAGGAGAACGGTCTCAAAGTAGCTGAAACGATTATGGAGTCCTCTGCGCATCTCATAGCCAACAGACACAGCTTTCTGGCCAAAAAAGGGGAGATAATGGAGCTCTACGGCGAGATGGAAAAGGTTGTACGTGGGGCTTGA
- a CDS encoding SSU ribosomal protein S6p, which translates to MTRHYETLFVVKPTLTEEEIKGQIEGVKSILEKNGAEIAATFDWGMRKLAYEIEKNPRGYYYVIYYTAPSSLIKELERNFRYNEEILRYMNVKYENKKEISAWQNLVNKAGAASAKKEEAAKPAETAGETA; encoded by the coding sequence ATGACAAGACATTACGAAACTCTCTTCGTAGTCAAACCTACACTGACAGAAGAGGAGATCAAAGGACAGATCGAAGGGGTCAAATCGATCCTGGAGAAGAACGGTGCCGAAATTGCGGCGACATTTGACTGGGGAATGCGCAAACTGGCTTACGAAATAGAGAAGAATCCCCGCGGATACTACTATGTAATCTACTATACCGCTCCAAGCAGCCTGATAAAAGAGCTTGAGAGAAACTTCCGCTACAACGAAGAGATTCTCCGATATATGAATGTAAAATATGAAAACAAAAAAGAGATCAGCGCATGGCAGAACCTCGTAAACAAAGCGGGTGCGGCAAGTGCGAAAAAAGAGGAAGCCGCCAAGCCGGCAGAGACAGCAGGCGAGACTGCATAA
- a CDS encoding single-stranded DNA-binding protein yields the protein MFNKVILIGNLTRDVELRYLPSGQALAKCGIATNRRYKDSSGMQKDETMFIDFTVWGRSAEVANQYLHKGSRVLLEGRLTLEQWTDQSGQKRSRHSITVENLKMLDRKGENEAPAAGGYTEPPQQSGQPSQAAYSAPQKQQPQELPTIDIDEDDIPF from the coding sequence ATGTTCAACAAGGTAATTCTGATCGGAAATCTGACACGCGACGTGGAGCTGCGATACCTTCCAAGCGGCCAGGCTCTGGCCAAATGCGGCATAGCTACAAACCGCCGCTACAAAGACTCGAGCGGTATGCAGAAGGATGAGACGATGTTCATCGACTTCACCGTCTGGGGACGCTCGGCCGAGGTGGCGAACCAATACCTGCACAAAGGGAGCCGGGTACTGCTGGAAGGACGTCTTACTCTCGAGCAGTGGACCGATCAGAGCGGGCAGAAGAGAAGCCGCCACTCCATAACGGTGGAAAACCTCAAGATGCTCGACCGCAAGGGTGAGAACGAAGCACCTGCAGCCGGCGGCTATACTGAGCCTCCACAGCAGAGCGGCCAGCCTTCACAGGCGGCGTATAGTGCTCCACAGAAGCAGCAGCCGCAGGAGCTCCCCACTATTGACATCGATGAAGACGATATACCGTTCTAA
- a CDS encoding pantothenate kinase type III, CoaX-like, which yields MILCDVGNSRMHFFDGGKPLHLTFDEGLGRYGDEVVYFICVNGKIAPRISKEAPGWIDLSEYRMLHSDYRGLGIDREAACLGAWDGVVIDAGSAITVDVMERGLHKGGWIWPGISSFKEAYAGISPKLAVGIDPGVDITSLPKDTESAVSFAVLAPVKRLVEYFAPQFDITITGGDAHIFAPLFPEAKVDELLVFKGMEKMIKEKRC from the coding sequence ATGATTCTGTGCGATGTCGGAAACAGTCGGATGCACTTTTTCGACGGCGGGAAACCGCTCCATCTCACCTTCGACGAGGGTCTCGGTCGCTACGGGGATGAGGTGGTATACTTCATATGCGTGAACGGGAAGATAGCGCCCCGGATTTCAAAAGAGGCTCCGGGGTGGATAGATCTCTCCGAATACAGGATGCTCCATAGCGACTATAGAGGCCTCGGAATAGATAGAGAGGCCGCCTGCCTGGGGGCATGGGACGGAGTGGTGATAGATGCCGGAAGTGCGATAACGGTCGATGTGATGGAGAGAGGCCTGCACAAAGGGGGATGGATCTGGCCCGGAATCTCATCTTTCAAAGAGGCGTATGCGGGTATATCTCCGAAACTGGCCGTCGGAATCGATCCCGGTGTAGATATAACCTCTCTGCCCAAAGATACCGAAAGTGCCGTCAGTTTTGCGGTTCTGGCTCCGGTAAAGAGGCTTGTGGAGTATTTCGCTCCGCAGTTCGATATTACTATAACCGGAGGAGATGCGCACATTTTCGCACCTCTCTTTCCGGAGGCGAAAGTGGATGAACTGCTCGTTTTCAAAGGAATGGAAAAAATGATAAAGGAAAAAAGATGTTGA
- a CDS encoding SSU ribosomal protein S18p, producing the protein MAERRKYSKRYCKYCEAKVEFIDYKDINSIKASLSERYKIMPRRLTGNCKRHQEMVEKAIKRARAAALVPYVVDHKRVIANPFEEIK; encoded by the coding sequence ATGGCAGAAAGAAGAAAATACTCCAAAAGATATTGCAAATATTGTGAAGCGAAAGTCGAGTTTATCGACTACAAAGATATCAACAGCATCAAAGCTTCACTCTCCGAGCGCTACAAAATAATGCCGCGACGTCTTACAGGCAACTGCAAACGTCATCAGGAGATGGTCGAAAAGGCTATCAAAAGAGCCAGGGCCGCTGCACTGGTACCATATGTGGTAGACCACAAACGCGTTATCGCAAATCCGTTCGAAGAGATCAAGTAA
- a CDS encoding ketol-acid reductoisomerase, giving the protein MALNVYYDKDCDISIIRSKKVAMIGFGSQGHAHAENLRDSGVEVVVGLRKGSGSWKKAEAKGFKVLEVPDAVKEADVVMILLPDETQAEIYREQIAPNLKSGATIAFGHGFNIHYGRIQPADDINVMMVAPKAPGHTVRSEFVKGGGIPDLIAVEKDPSGNTKELALSYASAIGGGRTGIIETTFKDETETDLFGEQAVLCGGVSALIQAGFETLVEAGYPEEMAYFECLHEMKLIVDLIFEGGIADMRYSISNTAEYGDMVSGPRVINESSREAMREILKEIQNGKFAKDFILEGQAGYPRMNAERNNLRNHPVEVTGRRLRAMMPWIKANKIVDQETN; this is encoded by the coding sequence ATGGCATTGAATGTCTATTACGACAAAGATTGCGATATCTCGATCATCAGGTCAAAAAAAGTTGCGATGATAGGTTTCGGCAGCCAGGGTCATGCACATGCTGAAAATCTCAGGGACAGCGGTGTCGAGGTTGTGGTAGGCCTTCGCAAAGGGAGCGGGAGTTGGAAAAAGGCGGAGGCCAAAGGTTTCAAGGTTCTGGAGGTCCCAGATGCGGTAAAAGAGGCCGATGTTGTAATGATACTTCTGCCCGATGAAACACAGGCGGAGATATACCGGGAGCAGATTGCACCTAATCTCAAAAGCGGTGCAACGATAGCGTTCGGGCACGGTTTCAATATCCACTACGGAAGAATCCAGCCCGCAGACGACATCAATGTCATGATGGTGGCTCCGAAAGCTCCCGGCCACACCGTTCGCAGCGAGTTCGTAAAAGGTGGCGGAATTCCGGACCTCATAGCTGTCGAAAAAGATCCGAGCGGCAATACCAAAGAGCTTGCCCTCTCCTACGCCTCAGCCATCGGCGGCGGCCGTACAGGTATCATAGAGACGACATTCAAAGATGAGACGGAGACAGACCTCTTCGGTGAGCAGGCCGTTCTTTGCGGCGGTGTCAGCGCACTTATACAGGCCGGTTTCGAGACTCTCGTAGAGGCTGGATACCCCGAAGAGATGGCATACTTCGAGTGTCTGCACGAAATGAAGCTGATAGTCGACCTCATTTTCGAAGGCGGTATCGCGGATATGCGCTACTCCATCTCCAACACCGCCGAATACGGCGATATGGTCAGCGGCCCGCGTGTAATCAACGAATCTAGCCGCGAAGCGATGAGGGAGATCCTCAAAGAGATCCAGAACGGCAAGTTCGCCAAAGACTTCATCCTCGAAGGGCAGGCGGGATATCCCCGAATGAATGCCGAGAGAAACAACCTCCGCAACCATCCGGTAGAGGTGACAGGCCGCCGTCTGCGGGCGATGATGCCCTGGATCAAGGCCAACAAGATCGTGGATCAGGAGACCAACTAG
- a CDS encoding putative lipoprotein — translation MIRRFAFTLAVLFFAFLAAGCSGKNYFEPSKIDGSVNYDGELPAPIAEVGYRSATLENGDVITMNGVEKLALPKGYRYLARSGELVAAAGDCRPNIIYNTRTKKSVEIELPRRMVAAMFIPGSEKIAFLIEGNSYGIYNYGENRLEVKYESDTALTADIRVASPMMLENLVLIPTLDGKLVILSRQNGAKVREIIVGKGEEFNNVIFLDVMGDRLVAATPHRVISVSPKLMDALDMEISDLIFIKDGIYILSKEGRVYRCDNELKILNSRKFPFAHFVGAIYGEFLYLVEREGYVIATDPELTSANVFKIPDRIENWFFATKESFYYDRYYFKLHRE, via the coding sequence ATGATCCGCAGGTTCGCTTTTACGCTGGCGGTTCTATTTTTCGCTTTTCTGGCGGCCGGGTGCAGCGGGAAGAACTATTTTGAACCTTCGAAGATCGACGGAAGCGTCAACTACGACGGGGAGCTGCCTGCACCGATAGCGGAAGTCGGATATCGCAGTGCCACGCTCGAAAACGGTGATGTTATAACGATGAACGGGGTAGAGAAACTCGCACTGCCGAAAGGATACCGCTACCTGGCGCGAAGCGGTGAACTCGTCGCCGCAGCCGGTGACTGCAGACCCAACATAATCTACAACACCAGGACGAAGAAGAGTGTGGAGATAGAGCTTCCACGCAGAATGGTGGCCGCCATGTTCATCCCCGGGAGTGAGAAGATCGCCTTCCTGATAGAGGGAAACAGCTACGGGATCTACAACTACGGCGAGAACCGGCTAGAGGTCAAATATGAGTCGGATACCGCCCTGACGGCCGATATAAGAGTAGCCTCTCCTATGATGCTGGAAAACCTCGTTCTTATACCGACACTGGACGGGAAACTGGTCATCCTGAGCAGGCAAAACGGTGCAAAGGTTCGGGAAATTATAGTCGGGAAAGGTGAAGAGTTCAATAATGTCATTTTTCTCGATGTAATGGGCGACCGTCTTGTAGCTGCCACTCCTCACCGGGTAATCTCAGTAAGTCCCAAGTTGATGGATGCGCTGGATATGGAGATAAGCGATCTGATATTCATTAAGGATGGAATATATATCCTCTCAAAGGAGGGGAGAGTGTATCGTTGCGACAACGAGCTCAAAATTCTAAACAGCAGGAAGTTCCCTTTCGCCCATTTTGTCGGCGCGATTTACGGCGAGTTTCTCTATCTTGTGGAGAGAGAAGGTTACGTGATAGCGACCGATCCGGAACTTACGAGTGCAAATGTTTTCAAGATTCCCGACAGAATAGAAAACTGGTTCTTCGCAACGAAAGAGAGCTTCTATTACGACCGTTACTACTTCAAGCTCCACCGGGAGTAG